The Aerosakkonema funiforme FACHB-1375 genome includes a window with the following:
- a CDS encoding response regulator, with amino-acid sequence MVAKRILIIDDEDDIREIAQVSLETMGGWEVLTAASGNEGLAIASEQALDAILLDVMMPDMDGPTIFQKLQANKATQHIPVVLLTAKVQAAEQRRFAQLGVKAVLTKPFDPMILATQLAKALNWSQ; translated from the coding sequence ATGGTAGCCAAGCGCATTTTAATAATTGATGATGAAGACGATATCCGAGAAATAGCTCAAGTTTCCTTGGAAACTATGGGAGGTTGGGAAGTGCTAACAGCTGCTTCCGGTAACGAAGGTTTAGCGATCGCCTCAGAGCAAGCGCTTGACGCCATTCTCTTGGATGTGATGATGCCGGATATGGATGGCCCCACTATTTTTCAAAAGCTACAGGCAAATAAAGCCACCCAACACATCCCTGTGGTCTTATTGACAGCTAAGGTTCAGGCGGCAGAACAGCGCAGATTTGCACAGTTGGGCGTAAAGGCTGTATTGACTAAACCTTTCGATCCGATGATCCTGGCAACTCAGCTAGCAAAAGCACTAAACTGGAGCCAATAA